The genomic stretch CCCAGTGGTGCCCAAACAATAGGCTTATTTTTCCtaaaaagaatacttataagtttAATAGCCGTGCTCTCAAGGGAAATGCACATTTGAGCCCATGCGCACATGCTGTTGCTACCGGAAAAAATATTTTATGTGTCAAATAATTCCGAACAAAAAATTGGCTCGCACATATCGACATTCTATGTACGCACGCCAAGTTTCATGGATAATCAACTTATATTgtgtcttgtgtaaaaaagataaaaaaaagtctCACTAAGAGCCTTTTCTTATCACTAAATTTTGTCTTATTATATATGACACCAAAGATATCAGTTTTTCGTGAAACGACTTTACGAGGACATAGAATATTAATATGTACTCGACGCATTTTTGCCGGATCTTTTTGATATTTTGAAATAGGTTTGAAATGCATTTAAAAAATCAGGAGTATATGCACCTGGGTTCAAACCTGCTCTCAAGGACTACTTATGTTTGGTCTCTGTTGGTTGTCCAGGTAATCTTCTCCTTTTGTTTTCACTTCTTCCATCTGTTACTTGCACGGTTGCACCGGTGTATATGATGGAATGCATCAAAtgtttttaagctacttactcTGTTCTGAAAATGAGGGAATGTGACTAACCTACTAGATTGTTAACTATTCTAACACTGAAAATATTATACCGTTTTGCTATGCTGCAATGCCCTTGCAACATTAAGCATCAATATACTGCAGCCGTGCCTTGCGTGCACAAGAACGCCAAGGTGGTGTAGGAGGCTCTAAAACAATCTGACGTTTTGAATGATCGCATAACACTGAATCTACTCTGAGACTCTCTTCTCTTCACGTTTGGCTGTAAAAAAAAGTCTCTTCAGTCCCCAACTCTAGGGACTTTACTTTTTTGGCTCAACACCCTGCTCTCGACGTTTGCTTGGGACGGGAGGCTATGAAATAGTTGAAAGCAGATGCAACATTAAAGAAAGTACATCCAGTATATTGGTACAACATAGTTCATACATAGTTGACTATCATACTCGAAGAAATACCAGACATCACATATCCTTCACTGAAAAAGCATTAGCAGCATCACATATACTTCACTGAAATCATATATAATAATTTCATAACATCACAGACTGTATATGATGCTTCTGAGTCTGAGATCAAGTTCAAGTGAAGCATAGAGCATCTGTCAAGCCACAGGATGGTCCttcaggaagccgaggaggagctcaTTGACCATGTCGGGGAACTGCTCCTGAACGAAATGGCTTCCTTCAGGGATGTATGTGACCTTCAGGTCTGGCGCAAACTTCGCCATGACGCCATCTTTCAAGACAGCCTCGATCCCCGGAAACTTGAAGACGTAATCTTTCTCCCCCATGACAACAAACACTGGGACTTGGAACTTGGGATCTTCGATTGGCTGGCTCTTATGGAGTGCCCTGTCAAATGGTACATCATACATCTCTTTCTGTCAAGATATTGATAAATGGGCCTAACAACAGTAACTATCAAGTTGCCACTATCACATGACCTGATTAACCAAGTTATGTTTACCTGTATGGCATCTCCATTGGGTACCGGAAACCGGATTTCTCGTACAGGGACGCGTAGACGGCAAGATCCTCCTCGGTGAACCACTCTGGAAGGGGAGTCGACAGGTCCGCAAGATCCATGATCTCTTGATCCTCATTCGCTATCGGGATCTCACTTCTAGAGAAGAGAACATAGATGGTGCGCACAACTCGCTTGACGTCGTACCTGCCGAAATCCGCCTCTGCTCTTCCTGGTTCCTACAACACACAAGCTTTCTGTATCTCATCATGGAAAAAAATTCTCTGCTCATCTTTACCATGGGATTTTCAGGTTAGGGAAAAACCCGCCAACGCCGAATGTAGAAGCCTTCTGGCAAGGTGGTGAAGGAGGAAGCACCATGAAGAAAAGGGATTCCCAAGCACACAACGCCACATGTGCGGTTGGGGTTACGAAGAGCGAAGTCATAAGCTGGCATGGCTCCAAAATCCTTCGCCACAAGAAAAACCTGAAGTTCAGCGAGAAGGGAAGTTGTCAGAAGAGAAAATTTGATTTGCCGGTGCAATTTCTGAAGCATGGAACTTCTTTTAAGTAATTAAGGAGATATCTAATGATCTTATTTCTTGGAACACTTTTATGAGAAAAATACAGAAGCTTCATAGTTAGACCAGAATTCTGGAAATATAGCAATTTGGTGGCCTGTCAACAAGTGAAGGATCAGAGTACATTGCATAATCCTCTTGAGCTTTTTCTCGCAAAAGCTTGCAAAACATCCTATGATGGTGGGAAGAATTTTCGTATTTCTGTTGTAGACTATCAAAGGGTTAACTGTTGAATCAATTCATCTCAAAATACTTCAAATATGCAGTTATGTCTGCTTTTTTTTTATTCAGAAAAGAGAGGGGCAGTCCTGGGCCTGCATCCAGCAATTTACGCAGATTGGTTACTCCAGTGTCCAGTTCAGTCATTTGTTGGAATTGGAGCTGAGGGGATCAAAGGAATCCACAGATTGATTGATTTCAGGAGACCAACACCAACCAAGAATTTTTTATCCCCAACTAAGAACCGACCCCTGGGTCAGGAGAAACTAATTATTTCCCCAAGATTGTCGGGGAGAATCAAGGGCTGGATATGCTAATACCTTGGGGACGGAGAGCGCATCCATGATGGCGAGGAGATCATCCAGCAGGTCTTGGTAGGACGCCGCCTCCGGCTCCGGCGGCTGGTCGGATAGCCCGTACCCTCGCCAGTCCGGCGCGACGGCACGGTAcccggcggcggccacggccagCATCTGGTGACGCCACGAGTACCATATCTCCGGGAAGCCGTGCAGGAACAGCACCGTCCCGAGCTCACCTGGAAGCAAGAAGCAACGGTCACCACTCACCGCCGATGTCCGTGTGAGTTCTTGGTGGCAGAGGACTGCTTGGTGGAGGAAGGAACGGAGGGGCAGGCTGAGTACCTGTGCCTGCTTGGGCTACGTGGAGGTTGAGGCCTCTGATGGCTAGGTGGCTGTGCTCGATCTGCGGCTGCTCCACCGTAGCCATGGCTCCTCTGTGCCTCTCTCCCGCTACTTCTTCACTTGATGCGGGACACACAGAGCCAAACCTCCTGCAAGGCGGATAGTCATTTCTAGCGGAGCCGGTAACTACCGGACTCACACCAGCCAATCATATGCTGCCATCTCATTCAGTACAAGTCTACCTCATTGTGTATTCGTTTATTGAGTTATTTTCTGCAGCCTACGTGGGTCCCAGCCACATGGCTTTGTCGGCTCTACATGCGTGGCTCTCTCTTTTCGTTTAATGCGGCGACTTCATCACAGCTAGCTAATAATCTCATATTACAGTATAATCTATCTAGTTTTTCGATACAAATTTAAAATCATGATtagtataattttttttgaagAAGCTCAGTTTGTTTTTCACGCATACTCCAGTTAATAGATGCCAAATATTTTTTCGCACATATTcctgttttatttctttttcacACAAATATGATTCACATATATTATAgttcactactagaaaacaggctatcagtggcgcaccactttttactatcagtggcgcactagtggtgcgccactactatcacgccactgctaacagttagtagtggcgcaccactcatGCGTCATTGCTAACTCAAGTCTGGGGTGGAGCTGAatcataaaataaatatagcaatggcgcatggttgttgtggtgcgccactagtattTTCATAGCAGTGGGGCACCTGTTTTTGGTGCACCACTGCTATATATCAGTGGAGCACCACtagaggggtgcgccactactagtcaTCTTACGGCTAGCAGTGGGTATAATTTTACCATTTATTATGTGTTATTTTTCATTCCAATTGATAAATCGTCAAATTAGTTTCAGTTCCATTTtagaaaaatatcaaaatatCCTCAATGTTTGTTTTGATTGTGGATACCAGTATCACATCAACATATTTTTTATATCGCATGGGAATATGAGACATCCTTTTTATGATCCAAATACTGGATGACACAACTAACATACGCTAATCGAACCAGATATGTTAAGCAAGCATGGTTAGTGTACCTAGTTGGTACGAATGCCATATGACACATATTCCATTTTTGTTATTGAGAAGTATATGATATATCTAATTTACGAGGACCAAATATTATCCAATTAAGCTTTAGAAATCAATCACATTTTTAGGCAGAAATCAGTTGTAAATCAAAAAGTTCTCACATTTATTTTAGATTGGCCACACATGAGAATGAAAGAAGAAACATGGCACAATAGATCATAGCATTTCATACAGTTTTTCATTTGTATTTCACATATCGTACACAAATTTCGATATCATTTCGAATTGATTTGACATTCATTTCAGTGCACCACAAATATTTCACAAGTTTATAGAGAAATAGAGTAATCAAATTCGTACTTTTTTGCAAATGAAATCAAATTCGTTTCAAATCTTAGAGCAAACGAAAGAGTAGATCTACATATCCATCAAAACCATTGCCTATATTTGAATCGACCTCAAAATCCATCAAAAAAATCCCTAGATCTAGAAACCGAATCCCAAACCTAGGCTGCACATAGAAACATTGGCAGACGCAGCTTTGTCTTCCTCCTGTTAATCCTCATGCGGGACGCCGTAGACTCACCGTCGTTGCGGCCACAATTCCGCAGCCTCGGCTTCTTGCAAGCGGAGGCTCTGTGCTACAAGCTCGAGCCGTCGCTCATGCATGCCGCCGCCGTTCTAGGCGCAGCCTTGCCGCGGTTCTGAACGCCGTCTTGGCCCGCAAACTCGAGCTTCCTGTTCCGGCCGCGGGCCGCCAACTCGAGCTTCCTGGTCTGGCCGCCGTCACATAGCTGCAGTGGAGTTTTTCCTCGATCAAgattgagagagagagaagagagagattcAGGGGATGGTCTGCGCGTTGATATTTAGTGTATCAAGTGGGCCAGCCACGTATTCTATACGTATATCAGAACTGTTTGGTACAAGCAGCATGAAATACGAAACCAGAAAGAAAAATACGACGCTTTCAACCCCGAATCGCGAGGGACGAGCGAACCGCGGATGCTTCACCGGTAGTTACCGGTTCCGTTAGAAAAATCGCGTCCTCCTGCAAGGCTGCAACCAGATTTGTGTGTACTGCGTACCTACTGTATAGTACTAGTACTACAGTAGCTTCCAAAGCGGGTACTGAGTAGCGACGAGGACAAGGCATACTGGTTACTACATGATAGAATAATGTACACCACTTATTCAACAGtattgttttttttctttgtaTATGCCTGGTCCAAACCtggtttttttttataaaaagggTAGGGTGCTGAGCACCCTAATTGCATTACTCATAGACATTGTACAGATACAAATATGGTTCCTGATGATAGTAATCTGTTGACCGCTACAGAAACAAGGCAAGAAgatcagtggcggagcttgaaagAAAACCATAGACGGGTTACTGCttataaaaataaatttgtttTCAACCAAACCAGTTCACTAGATCATTATTaattagtttttttttagatTCTTTGGCGATTCCTGGCCTGGCCGGAACTGAAGTTTGTTATCATCGCGTATCAAGCTACCCATTACTTGATGATTTTATCAACATATGCTAATCAAATCCACGGTCTTATAGATTTAACCATACTAGGCTGCAGCTGCGGTGATTTTGGGCCGTCCTCCTGGTTGTGGGCGCGGCACTGCTGCCTCTGTGCCGCTCATGCTCCACCGGTTACTGCTTATTTTGTTTCTAACTCGCTAGATTAGGGATTGTGAGGTGCACCCATCCCCATGATCGTGGTTTTTGTCAAGAAAATAAGGAGTAAGAGACTGGGGAAATCGAGCGAAGGAGACAGGCAATGTCACGGGCCAGCCAATGCGCGTTGATCGGATGGGCCTCCGATACATAGTACTCAACATTCGTTTTGCAAAATACTTAGGCGGGTCATGGTCCAGTTTGGCCCCAACTAAGCCCCGCCAGTGAAGAAGATGATCTATGAGCAGGG from Lolium rigidum isolate FL_2022 chromosome 4, APGP_CSIRO_Lrig_0.1, whole genome shotgun sequence encodes the following:
- the LOC124705782 gene encoding AB hydrolase superfamily protein YfhM-like, with protein sequence MATVEQPQIEHSHLAIRGLNLHVAQAGTGELGTVLFLHGFPEIWYSWRHQMLAVAAAGYRAVAPDWRGYGLSDQPPEPEAASYQDLLDDLLAIMDALSVPKVFLVAKDFGAMPAYDFALRNPNRTCGVVCLGIPFLHGASSFTTLPEGFYIRRWREPGRAEADFGRYDVKRVVRTIYVLFSRSEIPIANEDQEIMDLADLSTPLPEWFTEEDLAVYASLYEKSGFRYPMEMPYRALHKSQPIEDPKFQVPVFVVMGEKDYVFKFPGIEAVLKDGVMAKFAPDLKVTYIPEGSHFVQEQFPDMVNELLLGFLKDHPVA